In Plantibacter sp. PA-3-X8, one DNA window encodes the following:
- a CDS encoding DUF1048 domain-containing protein, with protein MFLSRMIEEKRHYKRFRARTRALPPNYRTTVEALEHYVYYFASARSTNLLPLLDNLTELFEEAAANDMPIRSIVGDDPIEFIEELIRNYAPGEWILKERARLTSAIDAAAHGTGPGSDPR; from the coding sequence ATGTTCCTCAGCCGCATGATCGAGGAGAAACGGCACTACAAGCGGTTCCGCGCACGCACCCGGGCGCTCCCGCCCAACTACCGGACGACCGTCGAGGCACTCGAGCACTACGTGTACTACTTCGCCTCCGCGCGCAGCACGAACCTGCTCCCGCTCCTCGACAACCTCACCGAGCTCTTCGAAGAGGCCGCAGCCAACGACATGCCGATCCGCAGCATCGTCGGCGACGACCCGATCGAGTTCATCGAGGAACTCATCCGCAACTACGCACCGGGCGAGTGGATCCTCAAGGAACGCGCACGCCTCACGAGCGCGATCGACGCCGCTGCGCACGGCACCGGTCCCGGCAGCGACCCTCGCTGA
- a CDS encoding type II toxin-antitoxin system Phd/YefM family antitoxin codes for MSRINVTEARAKFSELIARSHTEAVFVERRGRAEAVIISPERYDRMMEALEDAEDARAFDAAMAEEGDSIPWAQAKADLGWE; via the coding sequence ATGTCCCGGATCAACGTCACCGAAGCTCGAGCGAAGTTCTCCGAGCTCATCGCGCGATCCCACACCGAAGCCGTCTTCGTGGAGCGTCGCGGGCGCGCAGAGGCCGTCATCATCAGTCCCGAACGGTACGACCGGATGATGGAAGCGCTCGAAGACGCCGAGGACGCCCGTGCCTTCGACGCGGCGATGGCCGAGGAGGGCGACAGCATCCCGTGGGCACAGGCGAAGGCCGACCTCGGCTGGGAATGA
- a CDS encoding HNH endonuclease family protein: MKKTPLALLGALLAAIVVLVATQVDGGIVFGEPGSSTPTSVVPTPAAVSPSARASLEAAGFAVVDASGQLVVSATAVEDALADVDTATRVATGYDRDRFGQRWADIDRNGCDTRNDVLARDLVDVTFKPGTRDCVVLTGVLHDLYTGSTIDFQRGERSSQLVQIDHVVPLAWGWRHGGNTWTEQQREQFANDPINLQAVDGATNSSKSDSGPGDWMPPSAASHCEYAARFVLVLMAYDLTVDDADRQALTGTLDSCRA, from the coding sequence ATGAAGAAGACTCCCTTGGCGTTGCTCGGCGCGCTCCTTGCAGCCATCGTGGTGCTCGTCGCAACGCAGGTCGACGGCGGTATCGTGTTCGGCGAGCCAGGATCATCGACGCCGACATCCGTCGTGCCGACGCCCGCGGCGGTCAGCCCGAGCGCGCGGGCATCGCTCGAGGCCGCCGGCTTCGCTGTCGTGGACGCGTCTGGGCAGTTGGTCGTCTCGGCCACCGCCGTCGAAGACGCGCTGGCCGACGTCGACACCGCCACCCGGGTCGCCACCGGCTACGACCGGGACCGGTTCGGTCAGCGCTGGGCCGACATCGACCGCAACGGCTGCGACACCCGCAATGACGTGCTCGCGCGCGACCTCGTCGACGTCACTTTCAAGCCGGGGACCCGCGACTGCGTCGTCCTCACCGGCGTTCTGCACGACCTCTACACGGGGTCGACGATCGACTTCCAGCGCGGTGAGCGGTCGAGTCAGCTTGTGCAGATCGATCACGTCGTGCCGCTCGCGTGGGGTTGGCGTCACGGCGGGAACACGTGGACTGAGCAGCAGCGGGAGCAGTTCGCGAACGACCCGATCAACCTGCAGGCCGTCGACGGCGCGACGAACTCCTCGAAGTCGGACTCCGGCCCCGGCGATTGGATGCCGCCCTCGGCCGCCTCCCACTGCGAGTACGCGGCTCGGTTCGTGCTCGTGCTGATGGCGTACGACCTCACGGTCGACGACGCCGACCGCCAGGCGCTCACGGGCACGCTGGACAGCTGCCGGGCGTAG
- a CDS encoding ABC transporter ATP-binding protein, with the protein MPTTTAPPATAPTSAIHLRGLTKSFGTLDVLRGVDLDVERGSIFALLGSNGAGKTTVVNILSTLLRGDGGTAQVGGFDVVSQAARVRETISLTGQFAAVDDTLSGRENLVLVARLRHLPQPKRIADELLARFSLTDAGTRRAGTYSGGMRRRLDIAMSLVGDPSVVFLDEPTTGLDPEARLEVWEVITELAGHGTTVLLTTQYLDEAEHLADRIAILHEGRIIANGTLSELKRLLPPAAVEYVEKQPSLEDVFLAIIGHRDARNDISTTHSDTDREQS; encoded by the coding sequence ATGCCCACGACCACCGCACCACCCGCCACTGCGCCGACATCCGCGATCCACCTCCGCGGACTCACCAAGTCCTTCGGCACACTCGACGTCCTGCGCGGCGTCGACCTCGACGTCGAACGCGGCAGCATCTTCGCCCTGCTCGGCTCCAACGGCGCCGGCAAGACCACCGTCGTCAACATCCTCTCGACACTGCTCCGTGGAGACGGCGGCACCGCGCAGGTCGGCGGGTTCGACGTCGTCTCGCAAGCCGCCCGGGTGCGCGAGACGATCAGCTTGACCGGCCAGTTCGCCGCCGTCGACGACACCCTCTCCGGTCGCGAGAACCTCGTCCTCGTCGCCCGGCTCCGTCACCTCCCGCAACCGAAACGGATCGCCGACGAACTCCTCGCGCGGTTCTCCCTCACCGATGCCGGCACCAGACGAGCGGGCACCTACTCGGGCGGGATGCGGCGCCGCCTCGACATCGCCATGAGCCTCGTGGGTGACCCCTCGGTCGTCTTCCTCGACGAGCCCACCACGGGGCTCGACCCGGAAGCACGACTCGAGGTCTGGGAGGTCATCACGGAGCTGGCCGGACACGGCACCACCGTCCTCCTGACCACCCAGTACCTCGACGAGGCCGAGCACCTCGCCGACCGCATCGCCATCCTCCACGAGGGCCGCATCATCGCGAACGGGACCCTGTCTGAACTCAAGCGGCTCCTCCCGCCGGCCGCGGTCGAGTACGTCGAGAAGCAGCCCAGCCTCGAGGACGTGTTCCTCGCCATCATCGGCCATCGCGACGCCCGGAACGACATCTCCACGACGCACTCCGACACCGACAGGGAGCAATCATGA
- a CDS encoding PadR family transcriptional regulator, which produces MAKQMTEMLKGTLEGIVLALLAGSPAYGYEITARLRDKGFTDIAEGTIYAILVRIEQKALVSIEKLPSEKGPPRKVYALNPDGERYLAEFWNTWSFLSERLEQLRDERS; this is translated from the coding sequence ATGGCGAAGCAGATGACCGAGATGCTCAAGGGGACGCTCGAAGGCATCGTCCTGGCGCTGCTCGCCGGCTCCCCCGCCTACGGCTACGAGATCACCGCCCGCCTGCGCGACAAGGGCTTCACCGACATCGCCGAAGGCACCATCTACGCGATCCTCGTCCGGATCGAGCAGAAGGCGCTCGTCAGCATCGAGAAGCTCCCCTCCGAGAAGGGCCCACCCCGCAAGGTGTACGCCCTCAACCCCGACGGCGAGCGTTACCTCGCCGAGTTCTGGAACACCTGGAGCTTCCTGTCCGAGCGACTCGAACAGCTCCGAGACGAAAGGTCCTGA
- the fdhA gene encoding formaldehyde dehydrogenase, glutathione-independent, which produces MSGNRAVAYKAAGVVEVIDIDYPTFELKDGPGVNPANVGRKVPHGAILKTVATNICGSDQHMVRGRTTAPPNLVLGHEITGEVVEVGPDVEFIKVGDIVSVPFNIACGRCRNCKERKTGICLNVNPDRPGSAYGYVDMGGWVGGQAEYVLVPYADWNLLKFPDRDQALEKIMDLTMLSDIFPTGFHGAVTAGVGVGSTVYVAGAGPVGLAAATGAMLLGAAAVIVGDMNADRLAQARSFGCETVDLTKGEPAEQIEQILGVPEVDCAVDAVGFEARGHGGDAGHEAPATVLNSLMDITAAGGALGIPGLYVTGDPGGIDEAAKKGALSLSLGTGWAKSLSFTTGQCPVMKYNHGLMMAILHDKVHIAKNVNATAITLEDAPRGYAEFDAGAAQKFVLNPNGYLDAA; this is translated from the coding sequence GTGTCAGGTAACAGAGCTGTCGCCTACAAAGCAGCGGGTGTCGTCGAGGTCATCGACATCGACTACCCCACCTTCGAACTCAAGGACGGACCGGGGGTGAACCCGGCCAACGTCGGCCGGAAAGTCCCCCACGGCGCCATCCTGAAGACCGTCGCGACCAACATTTGCGGCTCCGACCAGCACATGGTCCGCGGCCGCACCACGGCACCGCCGAACCTCGTCCTCGGACACGAGATCACCGGTGAAGTCGTCGAGGTCGGACCGGATGTCGAGTTCATCAAGGTCGGCGACATCGTCTCGGTGCCCTTCAACATCGCCTGCGGTCGCTGTCGCAACTGCAAGGAGCGCAAGACCGGCATCTGCCTCAACGTGAACCCCGACCGCCCGGGCAGTGCCTACGGCTACGTCGACATGGGTGGCTGGGTCGGCGGCCAGGCCGAGTACGTGCTCGTGCCCTACGCGGACTGGAACCTCCTGAAGTTCCCGGACCGCGACCAGGCGCTCGAGAAGATCATGGACCTCACGATGCTCTCCGACATCTTCCCGACCGGCTTCCACGGTGCGGTGACGGCGGGTGTCGGCGTCGGCTCGACCGTCTACGTGGCAGGTGCGGGACCGGTCGGACTTGCCGCAGCGACCGGGGCCATGCTCCTCGGCGCCGCTGCGGTCATCGTCGGCGACATGAACGCCGACCGGTTGGCGCAGGCGCGGAGCTTCGGCTGCGAGACGGTCGACCTCACCAAGGGCGAGCCGGCGGAGCAGATCGAACAGATCCTCGGTGTCCCGGAGGTCGACTGCGCGGTCGACGCCGTCGGGTTCGAGGCTCGTGGTCACGGCGGCGACGCGGGTCACGAAGCCCCGGCGACCGTACTCAACTCGCTCATGGACATCACCGCGGCCGGCGGAGCGCTCGGCATCCCCGGGCTCTATGTGACGGGTGACCCGGGCGGCATCGACGAGGCCGCGAAGAAGGGCGCGCTGTCGCTGAGTCTCGGCACCGGTTGGGCGAAGTCGCTGTCGTTCACCACCGGTCAGTGCCCGGTCATGAAGTACAACCACGGCCTGATGATGGCGATCCTGCACGACAAGGTCCACATCGCGAAGAACGTCAACGCCACCGCGATCACCCTCGAGGACGCCCCGCGCGGGTACGCCGAGTTCGATGCGGGGGCTGCGCAGAAGTTCGTCCTCAACCCGAACGGGTATCTGGACGCAGCGTAG
- a CDS encoding type II toxin-antitoxin system RelE/ParE family toxin: MSRYDIELRPAAIKALRRIDHQDQRRIRAAIALLGENPRPPSATALQGRPGFRVRVGRYRIVYTIDDGVLLVVVITLGHRSDVYRG, from the coding sequence ATGAGTCGATACGACATCGAGCTGCGGCCGGCCGCGATCAAGGCGCTCCGCAGGATCGACCATCAGGACCAGCGACGCATCCGGGCCGCGATCGCTCTGCTCGGGGAGAACCCACGCCCGCCGAGCGCCACGGCGTTGCAGGGGCGCCCCGGCTTCCGAGTCAGGGTGGGCAGGTATCGGATCGTGTACACGATCGATGACGGTGTGCTCCTCGTGGTCGTCATCACGCTCGGCCATCGGAGCGACGTCTACCGGGGCTGA
- a CDS encoding ABC transporter permease has translation MTTFTAPTARPAVARRRSHLLSDTSVLTGRSMRHITRSLDTIITVTITPIALMLLFTYVFGGALATGTDTYVTYLLPGILLITIASGIAYTALRLYTDLQSGVFQRFHSMPISRSAILWAHVLTSLVSNGLSLVIVVAVALVMGFRSPAGPLAWLGVVGILALFTLALTWVAVIAGLAAKSPDGAGAFAYPLIFLPFISSAFVPTDTMPGPVRWFAEHQPVTSIVDTIRRLLAAEAVGGEIWIALAWCVGLLVVAYGFATLVYRRRLA, from the coding sequence ATGACCACGTTCACAGCACCCACAGCCCGTCCCGCCGTCGCCCGACGACGCTCGCACCTCCTCAGCGACACGAGTGTCCTGACGGGTCGATCCATGCGGCACATCACGCGCAGTCTCGACACGATCATCACGGTCACGATCACCCCGATCGCCCTGATGCTCCTGTTCACCTACGTCTTCGGCGGAGCCCTGGCGACGGGCACCGACACCTACGTCACCTACCTGCTCCCGGGCATCCTGCTCATCACGATCGCCTCCGGCATCGCGTACACGGCGCTCCGCTTGTACACCGATCTGCAGAGCGGTGTCTTCCAGCGGTTCCACTCCATGCCGATCTCACGATCGGCGATCCTCTGGGCGCACGTGCTCACGTCGCTGGTCTCCAACGGCCTGTCGCTCGTCATCGTCGTGGCAGTCGCCCTGGTGATGGGGTTCCGATCCCCGGCCGGTCCGCTCGCCTGGCTCGGCGTCGTCGGGATCCTGGCCCTGTTCACCCTCGCGCTGACCTGGGTCGCCGTGATCGCCGGGCTCGCGGCGAAGAGTCCCGACGGTGCGGGTGCGTTCGCCTACCCGCTGATCTTCCTGCCCTTCATCAGCTCGGCGTTCGTCCCGACCGACACGATGCCGGGCCCGGTGCGCTGGTTCGCCGAGCACCAGCCCGTCACCTCGATCGTCGACACCATCCGACGACTGTTGGCAGCCGAGGCCGTCGGCGGCGAGATCTGGATCGCGCTCGCGTGGTGCGTCGGGCTGCTCGTGGTCGCGTACGGGTTCGCGACGCTCGTCTACCGGCGACGCCTGGCGTGA
- a CDS encoding helix-turn-helix transcriptional regulator produces the protein MQHSFLASESDPESDSDTGPLLGSTSSSVSTVPIRKVTVSGDDPAVARQNYERAYDGSRFTVTRGSEPFSFQWVSIGDDRVSLRTATMTGHVTGETPGLTDYVVSWVTTGGGWIVRRDGQRMEIPRHPFVLPFHRPYTVHLTPHRQNSVLFSAPYLEDIATEIHAGPSQAVSFDLEATPTPEAIERWRVALNASTPVLTDEMAPPLLRMNAQRPLALALLQLAPWAVVDLPEPLREPSMARTRLAVEYLHHHAAEPITPADAAKAAGLHTRTLQLHCRRELGMSPTAYLRDIRLDRTRRELADSSPQETTVGEVAKRWGFVHLGRFASAYRNRFGEGPSQTLRA, from the coding sequence ATGCAACACTCCTTCCTCGCATCCGAATCAGATCCGGAGAGTGACTCCGACACCGGCCCGCTGCTCGGCAGCACGAGTAGCTCGGTGTCGACGGTTCCGATCCGCAAGGTCACGGTCAGCGGCGACGACCCGGCGGTCGCCCGGCAGAACTACGAGCGCGCCTACGACGGCAGCCGCTTCACCGTCACCCGCGGTTCCGAGCCGTTCTCGTTCCAGTGGGTGTCGATCGGCGACGACCGCGTCTCGCTCCGCACCGCGACGATGACCGGGCACGTCACCGGCGAGACCCCGGGCCTCACCGACTATGTGGTCTCGTGGGTCACGACCGGCGGCGGCTGGATCGTGCGTCGCGACGGCCAACGGATGGAGATCCCGCGACACCCGTTCGTCCTCCCGTTCCACCGGCCGTACACGGTGCACCTCACCCCGCATCGGCAGAACTCCGTGCTGTTCTCCGCACCGTACCTCGAGGACATCGCGACCGAGATCCACGCCGGCCCGAGTCAAGCGGTGTCCTTCGACCTCGAGGCGACGCCGACACCCGAGGCGATCGAGCGCTGGCGCGTGGCGCTGAACGCCTCCACCCCGGTGCTCACCGACGAGATGGCCCCTCCGCTGCTCCGCATGAACGCCCAGCGACCGCTCGCCCTCGCGCTGCTGCAGCTCGCACCGTGGGCGGTGGTCGACCTGCCGGAGCCGCTCCGCGAGCCCTCGATGGCGCGCACCCGCCTCGCGGTCGAATACCTGCACCACCACGCGGCGGAGCCCATCACGCCCGCCGACGCGGCGAAGGCGGCCGGGCTGCACACGAGAACGCTGCAGCTCCACTGCCGTCGCGAGCTCGGCATGTCGCCCACCGCTTACCTGCGCGACATCCGCCTCGACCGCACCCGGCGCGAGCTCGCCGACAGCTCGCCGCAGGAGACCACGGTCGGCGAGGTCGCGAAGCGGTGGGGGTTCGTCCACCTCGGCCGCTTCGCCTCCGCCTACCGGAACCGCTTCGGCGAGGGCCCGAGCCAGACCCTCCGCGCCTGA